The Lycium barbarum isolate Lr01 chromosome 12, ASM1917538v2, whole genome shotgun sequence genome includes a region encoding these proteins:
- the LOC132621323 gene encoding uncharacterized protein LOC132621323 isoform X1 yields MVLLTNCIYFTGIVRFCNFRYYLYFRYGTLVSVVHLFHLLHRIANILKADRISLWTLYHCTVSCVFPHIKEKFQLAVSQSTVDESEISPNDAVGKVLGKEHSGRVRYLGLGATPSTHFKQTKPRVGGIRIPSNDVGCSSFGCQDKYNKLLNTFKAYMIMKEGSIPEQFAGIFGSPPTTPSDVGSS; encoded by the exons ATGGTTCTTCTCACTAATTGCATCTATTTTACCG GTATTGTTCGATTTTGCAATTTTAGGTATTATTTGTATTTTAGGTATGGTACACTTGTTAGTGTTGTACACTTGTTTCATCTTCTTCACAG GATTGCCAATATATTGAAAGCCGACAGGATTAGTTTGTGGACCTTGTATCATTGCACTGTTAGCTGCGTTTTTCCACATATTAAG GAAAAATTTCAGCTAGCAGTGAGTCAAAGTACTGTGGATGAGTCTGAAATTTCTCCCAACGATGCTGTGGGTAAGGTGCTAGGAAAAGAGCATTCTGGGAGGGTAAGATATTTGGGATTAGGAGCTACTCCAAGCACTCATTTTAAACAAACAAAACCTCGTGTTGGTGGTATTAGAATTCCAAGTAATGATGTTGGATGTTCTTCTTTCGGATGTCAAGACAAGTACAATAAATTGTTGAATACTTTCAAAGCCTACATGATAATGAAGGAAGGGTCAATACCAGAACAGTTTGCTGGGATCTTTGGTTCACCTCCTACAACG CCAAGTGACGTAGGTAGCAGCTAG
- the LOC132621322 gene encoding acidic endochitinase pcht28-like, with protein sequence MEFFGSSLAFSCLFFLFLTGTLAQDIGSIITRDLFEKMLSFRNNNQCPAKGFYTYDAFIAAANSFPGFGTTGDDTARKKDIAAFFGQTSHETNGGASGTYEGGYCYVRQIEQSDRYYGRGPIQLTSQANYDRAGRGIREDLVNNPDLVATDATISFKTAIWFWMTPQDNKPSCHDVIIGRWTPSAADISANRQPGYGVITNIINGGLECGMGQKEEVENRIGFYRRYCSMLNVAPGDNLDCYNQRNFAQG encoded by the exons ATGGAGTTCTTTGGATCATCACTGGCATTTTCTTGTCTCTTTTTCTTGTTCCTAACAGGAACTTTGGCACAAGATATTGGTTCAATTATAACCAGGGACTTGTTCGAAAAGATGCTGAGTTTTAGGAACAACAATCAATGTCCTGCGAAGGGATTCTACACTTATGATGCATTCATAGCTGCAGCCAATTCCTTCCCAGGTTTTGGTACTACTGGTGATGATACTGCTCGAAAGAAGGACATCGCTGCCTTTTTCGGTCAAACTTCTCACGAAACTAATG GCGGTGCTTCAGGAACATATGAAGGAGGATATTGCTATGTTAGGCAAATCGAGCAGTCAGACAGATATTATGGTAGAGGACCCATCCAATTGACAAG CCAAGCTAACTACGACCGAGCTGGAAGGGGTATTAGAGAAGACCTAGTGAATAACCCTGATTTGGTAGCTACAGATGCTACAATATCATTCAAAACAGCAATATGGTTCTGGATGACACCACAGGATAATAAGCCATCATGCCACGACGTTATCATTGGGCGATGGACGCCGTCAGCAGCAGATATATCGGCAAATCGACAACCTGGCTACGGTGTCATTACCAACATCATTAACGGTGGACTTGAATGTGGCATGGGTCAGAAAGAGGAAGTGGAAAATCGAATTGGATTTTACAGGAGGTATTGTAGTATGTTGAATGTTGCCCCTGGAGACAACTTGGACTGTTACAATCAAAGGAACTTCGCCCAGGGCTAG
- the LOC132622236 gene encoding basic endochitinase-like, whose protein sequence is MKFWAVVLFSVLSLTGALAQDVGALVSKDMFEKMLLHRNDANCQAKGFYTYDAFIAAARSFGAFGTTGDTNTHKKEIAAFLAQTSHETTGGWATAPDGPYSWGYCFKQERDNPPDYCVANQQWPCAPGKKYFGRGPIQISYNYNYGPAGKAIGEDLLQNPDAVANDPVISFKTGFWFWMTPQQPKPSAHDVITGTWKPSEADSSAGRVPGYGLITNIINGGIECGKGSNPNMENRIGFYRRYCQILGVDPGNNLDCGKQRPFGQ, encoded by the exons ATGAAGTTTTGGGCAGTGGTTTTGTTTAGTGTCTTGTCTCTAACAGGAGCATTGGCACAAGATGTTGGTGCTCTTGTTAGTAAAGACATGTTTGAGAAAATGTTATTGCATCGCAACGATGCGAATTGTCAAGCCAAAGGATTCTATACTTATGATGCTTTTATAGCAGCTGCGAGGTCCTTTGGAGCTTTTGGAACTACTGGAGACACCAACACTCATAAGAAGGAAATTGCTGCATTTTTGGCTCAAACTTCTCATGAAACTACTG GGGGGTGGGCAACAGCTCCGGATGGTCCATATTCATGGGGATACTGCTTCAAGCAAGAACGAGACAACCCTCCAGATTACTGCGTCGCAAATCAACAGTGGCCTTGTGCTCCCGGTAAAAAATACTTTGGTCGAGGTCCCATCCAAATATCCTA CAACTACAACTATGGACCAGCAGGAAAAGCCATAGGAGAGGATTTGTTACAGAATCCAGATGCTGTTGCAAATGACCCAGTGATTTCATTCAAGACAGGCTTCTGGTTCTGGATGACACCCCAACAACCAAAGCCATCGGCACACGATGTGATTACTGGTACATGGAAACCATCAGAAGCTGATTCATCTGCTGGTCGTGTCCCTGGCTATGGTTTAATCACCAACATTATCAATGGAGGAATTGAATGTGGAAAAGGTTCTAATCCAAATATGGAGAATAGAATTGGGTTTTACAGGAGATACTGTCAGATTCTTGGAGTCGATCCTGGCAACAACTTGGACTGTGGTAAACAAAGGCCTTTTGGGCAGTAG
- the LOC132621323 gene encoding uncharacterized protein LOC132621323 isoform X2, with amino-acid sequence MVLLTNCIYFTGIVRFCNFRYYLYFRIANILKADRISLWTLYHCTVSCVFPHIKEKFQLAVSQSTVDESEISPNDAVGKVLGKEHSGRVRYLGLGATPSTHFKQTKPRVGGIRIPSNDVGCSSFGCQDKYNKLLNTFKAYMIMKEGSIPEQFAGIFGSPPTTPSDVGSS; translated from the exons ATGGTTCTTCTCACTAATTGCATCTATTTTACCG GTATTGTTCGATTTTGCAATTTTAGGTATTATTTGTATTTTAG GATTGCCAATATATTGAAAGCCGACAGGATTAGTTTGTGGACCTTGTATCATTGCACTGTTAGCTGCGTTTTTCCACATATTAAG GAAAAATTTCAGCTAGCAGTGAGTCAAAGTACTGTGGATGAGTCTGAAATTTCTCCCAACGATGCTGTGGGTAAGGTGCTAGGAAAAGAGCATTCTGGGAGGGTAAGATATTTGGGATTAGGAGCTACTCCAAGCACTCATTTTAAACAAACAAAACCTCGTGTTGGTGGTATTAGAATTCCAAGTAATGATGTTGGATGTTCTTCTTTCGGATGTCAAGACAAGTACAATAAATTGTTGAATACTTTCAAAGCCTACATGATAATGAAGGAAGGGTCAATACCAGAACAGTTTGCTGGGATCTTTGGTTCACCTCCTACAACG CCAAGTGACGTAGGTAGCAGCTAG
- the LOC132622235 gene encoding protein trichome birefringence-like 34, with product MNGRPIKGMGIQLSFQLLIAIITAVLVITALSMSRGIREAPKLIEKETKKSSLSSCNFYSGKWVFDNQSIPLYNGTKCSFMDDGMACEKYGRKNLDYLYWKWQPNDCDLPRFNATAMLEKLRNRRVVYVGDSLNRNQWVSMVCILESQIPNRLKYVHYNGSLVTFKAIEYNATIDFYWAPLLVESNCDDPSYHRVDERIVRVNSIEKHARIWKDADVLVFNSYLWWRLNLKVLWGSFDSANAKYEHLGMLPTYELGLQTWADWLETHVNRTKTKVFFVSLSPTHSRGEDWGKANGQNCYDEAEPNSNAAYWGSDSDSEMMKLVEVAIQKLNEKSGLKVDLLNITQLSEYRKDGHSSIYRKHWDPLTKEQLSNPSSYADCIHWCLPGVPDVWNNFLYAYLLYL from the exons ATGAATGGAAGACCAATTAAGGGAATGGGTATTCAGCTAAGTTTTCAGTTATTGATAGCAATTATTACTGCTGTTCTAGTCATTACAGCTTTGTCTATGTCTAGAGGGATTAGGGAAGCTCCAAAGTTAATTGAGAAGGAGACCAAGAAAAGCTCATTATCTAGCTGCAATTTCTATTCTGGGAAATGGGTATTTGATAACCAATCTATCCCTCTTTATAATGGGACAAAGTGTTCTTTCATGGATGATGGAATGGCTTGTGAGAAGTATGGTAGAAAGAATCTTGATTATCTTTATTGGAAATGGCAACCCAATGATTGTGACCTTCCAAG ATTTAATGCCACGGCGATGTTGGAGAAGTTGAGGAACAGACGGGTTGTTTATGTGGGAGATTCACTCAACAGGAATCAATGGGTTTCAATGGTCTGCATATTAGAGTCACAAATACCTAATCGTCTCAAGTATGTTCACTATAATGGCTCTTTGGTCACCTTTAAAGCTATT GAATACAATGCTACTATTGATTTCTATTGGGCACCATTGTTAGTTGAATCAAATTGCGACGATCCATCGTATCATCGTGTGGACGAGCGCATAGTGAGAGTCAATTCTATAGAGAAGCATGCCAGAATTTGGAAAGATGCTGATGTGCTTGTCTTTAATTCTTATCTATGGTGGAGATTGAATTTGAAGGTTCT GTGGGGATCTTTTGATAGTGCAAATGCAAAGTATGAACATTTGGGGATGTTGCCTACATACGAATTGGGGCTACAGACATGGGCAGATTGGTTGGAAACTCATGTTAACCGCACCAAGACTAAAGTTTTCTTTGTTAGCTTGTCACCCACTCACAGCAG GGGAGAAGATTGGGGGAAGGCAAATGGTCAGAATTGCTACGACGAAGCAGAGCCAAATTCTAATGCAGCGTATTGGGGATCAGATTCAGATTCAGAAATGATGAAATTGGTGGAAGTGGCCATCCAGAAATTGAATGAGAAGAGTGGTCTCAAAGTAGATTTGCTCAACATTACTCAATTGTCTGAATACAGAAAGGATGGCCATTCATCAATCTACAGAAAGCACTGGGATCCTCTGACCAAAGAGCAATTGTCAAATCCAAGTAGTTATGCAGATTGTATACATTGGTGCTTACCTGGTGTTCCTGATGTTTGGAATAactttttatatgcatatcttcTTTACTTGTGA